The following is a genomic window from Nitrospira sp..
GGCGGTCCCGATCTCGTGCGAGGGATTTATCCGACTGCCAAATTTGTGACCGCGCAGGGAATTATGGATGTGCCGGGCGACAAGATTCGCGCGATCTACGACGTGCTGTTGGCCGCCCGCCGCTCGAAGGAGACGTAACGATGCCGATGCCCTATTACGTGTCTCCCGAGCAGATGATGCAGGACAAGGCAGAGTATGCCAAGAAAGGCATTGCCAAGGGCCGTTCCAGCATTGCCATGGAATATGCGGATGGGGTGCTGTTCACGGCGGATAATCCCAGCGCGTCGCTCCATAAAATCTCCGAGGTGTATGACGCCATTGCGTTTGCCGGAGCGGGGAAGTACAGCGAGTTTGAGAATCTTCGGAAGGCCGGCATCCGTCATGCCGACCTGAAGGGGTTCATGTACAGCCGCGAAGATGTCACGGCGCGCTCATTAGCTAACGGGTACTCACAGAGCCTCGGGACAATCTTCAGTCAGGAAATGAAGCCGCTTGAAGTCGAGATTCTCGTGGTTCAGGTGGGGCTCAATGGCCATGCGAATGAAATCTACCGCATTTCCTTCGATGGCAGCATCATTGACGAAAAGACCGTCGCGGTGATCGGTGGCCGGTCGGAAGCGGTATTGGCGGCGATGAAGGACAAGGTCACGGGGCCACCGCCGCCCCTCAGTGCCGCGCTCGGTTTCTGCGTGTCCGCGCTGGAACAGACGGCCAATCAGAAGCTCAATCCAGAGGGATTGGAAGTGGCCGTGCTTGAGCGGGCTCGCGCCGGCCGCAAATTCAGGCGTCTCACGCCGGCCGAAGTTCAGCAACTCCTAACGGCCTGATACAGCCCAAGGGGCTGTGCTGTGCACGGACGTTGAAGAGCCTTCCTCAGTCCTGTATTCTGTTATCACAACTCATGCTATCACCCGGTTCAATGAAGCAGCGGATCTTTGGCCTGGAAAACGAGTACGGCCTGATCTTTTCGCCGAACGGACGCATCTATCTGCCGATGGAGAAAGTCCTCGGCTACATCTTTGAAGGTCTGATCCCGAATAGCTGGCCCTCGAACGCGTTCCTCGTCAATGGCGCGCGGTTCTATCAGGACACCGGCTGCCACCCTGAATATTCCACGCCCGAGTGCGACAATATCCTCGACCTTGTTATTCACGACAAAGCCGGCGAGCGGCTGCTGGAAGCCTGTTTGCCAGCGGCGGAAGAGCGGTTGCGCGAAGAAGGCTTGTCGGGCGAGATCTACATTTTCAAGAACAATACGGACTCGCTCGGGAATACCTACGGGTGCCATGAAAATTTTCTGATGCGGCGAGACGTGGACTTCTGGAAGGTGACGGAGCAGCTGATTCCCTTCTTCGTCACGCGGCAAATCTATGGCGGAGCAGGGAAAGTGTTGAAGGTCTCCGGCAAGCCGCAGTACTTCATCTCCCAGCGCGCTCAGCATATCCATGAGAAAACGTCGTCTTCGACGACGTCCTCCCGCAGCATCATCAATACTCGCGATGAGCCGCATGCCGACGCGGAGCGCTATCGCCGGCTGCACATTATTGTCGGGGATTCCAATATGTCGGAATTTGTCACTTACGTGAAGGTGGGGACCGCCGCGTTGGTGCTGTCAATGATCGAAGAAGGTTATGCGGTGCATGGAATGGAGCTGGAAGATCCCGTCAAAGCCATCCGCGAAATCTCCCGCGATCCGACCTTGAAGAAGAAAGTTAAATTAGACGATGGCCGGCAGATGACCGGGATCGAAATTCAGCGAGTGTATCTCGATCGCGCTCAGCAGTATTTGGCGCAGCGGGAACATGACCCGGTTCATGACGATGTCTTCCACAAATGGGCGACGTTGCTGGACCGGCTGGAAGACGACCCGATGCAGCTGGTCCACCAGGTGGACTGGGTGACCAAGAAGCATCTTATTCAGTCGTATGTCGATAAAAAAGGCTGCGGATGGGACGACCCTCGCGTGTACCTGCTGGATCTGCAATATCACGATGTGAAGCGGACGCGAGGATTATATTATCTCATGGAGTCCAAGGGGCTCATTGAACGGGTTGCGGAGGAGGCGGCAGTGCAGCGCGCGATGTCGACACCGCCGCAAACGACACGCGCCAAAGTGCGCGGGGATTTTATCCGGTTTGCCAGGGCTAAGAACCGGTCCTATACCGTGGATTGGACCTATCTCAAGCTGAATGGCTATTGGGAAGAGACGATTCTGTGCATGGATCCGTTTAGCGCCACGAATCGCCGAGTTGAGGAGTTAGTCTCACAAGTGTCAGGAGCGAGGTTTGCTCGATGAACGTTATGATTTATGCCGTTCGGCAACGGGCCTCGCAATTCGATCGCCTAATTCTCGCGACGATAATCCTGCTCGCGAGTATTTTCCCCATCGAACTGGTTCCCGGATCTATGCCGGCGCCGAAGGGAGCGGACGGGCAATACAGCGGCAAACAAGGCCAGATTGTGTTGATCAAAGTGCCGGGCGACGATCTCCAGGCGGAGGTTCGTGGGGCGTTTCTGGGGCGGACGTTGTCATTCTTCCCAGATCCGCGGAATGGGGAAGCGCCTGGATATGTCGGATTGTTGGGCCTCGATATGCAAGACAAGCCGGGCACGCATGAATTGACGGTAGACATCAAGAGTGGCGACCAGACCAAGCATGTCAGTCTGAATGTGCTGGTGGTCAAAGAGAAATTTCGAGTGGAACATTTGAAGCTGCCGAAAGAGAAAGTGGATCTGGACGAGAAAGCGGTGGCCCGCTGGAAAGCCGAGCAGGATCAGGTAAAGACCGCGCTGACGGAGGATTCCCGTTTGCGGCTTTGGCAGAGCGGGTTTCTAGAGCCGGTCGGTGGCAAGCGCACCGGGATTTTTGGCAGCATGCGTATCATGAACGGCCAGGCCAGAAATCCCCACAACGGAGAGGATATCGGCGCCCCCATGGGAACCGATGTGCTGGCTACGAACGACGGGGTGGTGCGGCTCACGGTCGATCACATTTTCTCAGGCAAAGGCGTGTATGTGGATCATGGGCTGGGTTTTTACTCGATGTATTTCCATCTCTCTGAAGTGTCGGTTAAGGAAGGCGATAGCGTGAAAGCCGGGCAAGTCGTCGGCAAAATCGGCGCGACCGGCCGCGCGACCGGCCCTCATTTGCATTGGGGCGTGAAGCTCAACGGCGCCCGCGTCAATCCCTACGCACTGCTCGATTTGCCATTCAAGGGAGTCATGCAGCCGGTTGCTCCGGCCTCGGTGGCACCGGCAATCCCCGATGCAGGCGGTTTGGCCCCATAAGCCTCTTCAAGCCTCTTCCTCGGTCTGCGTCATTCGTTCGAGGATTTGACGCCTGTAATTCCAGGTTAGTTCGGCGAGATGCCTAACCCTCCCAGCAGCGGCATGAGCGCCGCTTCCCCCGGTCCTTGACCGCCCTTCATGGCGTCGGTAATTTCTTCAAGGAGGCGCCCTGCTTGAGGGTTTAACCCCTTCAGTTTCTCAGCCAGATGTCCCGACATCATGCCTTGTTGAACTTCCGCTTCTGAAAGTTTCCCCTCTTTGATGCCTTGCTGAAGCTGCTGAGCGAGGGCCTGCACTTTTGCAAAAAGATCGGGCGGCATATTGTTCAAGATTTTGCCGGCCTCTCCCGCTCCCATTTGCGCGGCGCAGGGCAGCGCGAGCAGGAGCGCGATTCCACAGGCTACGAGATGCATTCTGAAATGATGCAGCATGGTTCCTCCTTTAGTCCGTCGGTCAGGCGGAGGCCGTTCGGCCTTGCAGGTATTATCCTCACCGGCGCGGCAAGGGGATAGAAAAATCACGAAACAGGATGGCGTTGGGACGGCAGTGTAGAGGGAAACGGGATTCTCCTAGGCTACTACGCATCTCGATGGTATCGTCAGGAAAGTACGTAGACTGAACGCAGGAGGACGAGATGGTGGACAGCCTCGTGGTTTCCGATGTGACGCTCTATTTGGTGGCCATTCTGGCGCTCCTGGTCGTGTGGCAGTACTACCAAATGCAGATCATGGCCGGGCGAATTCTCGCGGTCGATATCTTCGATCGATCAGGCATTCGTATGTATTTTTTTGTGACAGCCGACGACGATCATATTTGCGAGGTCTGTTCGGAGGCGAATGGGCGTGTGTTTTCCTCGTCTCAAGTGGCGAAGCGGTCGTTCAATCCGCTCGGTGGAACGTGCAAACGAGCGGTTCCCTGCGCCAGTGTGCTCGTAGGCCTCTATGGCGGCTGGCTTGAGGCCAGAGGCGTGTTAGAGCGGTTGCGCGCGAATCTCAAAAGCAGGAAAAGCGTTCAGCTGTCGCCGGAAGAATTGCGCGCGCTGGTGAATGGACAGTGGGAGCGCAGCATCAGCGCGGATACGGATCGCATTGGGGTCCACATCATTGAGGCCATGTGCTACGAAAAAGTGAATCCGGATGTTGCGGTTTCAGGGTATCGTTTCGTCGTCGACCAGGCCAAGGAAATCCGCCACTTGATGTTGCTGGCGCCGGCCTATCTTCGACTCGCGCAACTGTTGATCCGGGCAAGGGAAGCGGCTGAGGCGCTTGAGCTGATTGAGCGCTTCGAGATGCGCTTCCCAACCAACAGGCGGGGGCCGCATTTTCCTTCCGATGAACAGCGCGAGATGATGCGGACGAAGAAGACGCAATTGCTGAAAGGGCTTCCTCTGAAGATTTCCGCCTAAAACGCTCTCTCGGCGATTTCCGCTGTGGAGTAGATGACGACAGACGTTGTTCGTTGGAGAGAGGCGAATACCAGTTAGTAGTTGGATTCGAGGCTGGAAGGAGTCTTGTTGAGGACGGTGGCGGTGGCTCGCGATAGGGCGGCGTCATGGCGATGGTCGAGCCCGTAGACCCTGAACTGAATCAGGCGGGTTGGAAGCAAATCGAGGAATTCCTCCAGCGGTTCCGCTGAGACCTGCTTGGTGCCTGGATCGTAGACATAGAGCGGATTCCCGCGGCGATCTTTTGGATCCGGCCTTGGGTCGAGCGGGGCCATATCCACGCGAAACTCCACGTTCCGCAATTCCTTCGGCAACTCTTTGACAATCTGCTTCGCGAAATGCTCATGGCTTGGAAACGCCATGCCCCGCTCCTGCCCCTTTTCTTTTAACGCCGTGCTATAGGCCATTTTCCATTTCACATCGCGATCAAGAATGCGTGCCCATTCCTGGCCGAGCCGCCGGCGGGTCTTCTGGCGGGAGGTGGTCCATTGGCGGACCTCTTCCAGCAGGGACCAGTCGGTCAGCCTCAAATAGGATTCCATCTTCTTGCGGGGATCGTTCGGGAACAGCAGCTTCATGGTGTCCCCGAAAATATCCCGCAAGTGAATGTCGATGGCTCTTGTCGTGCGGTGAAAATATACATTGGAGTAGAGATACATTCTGGTGTTGAGGAACATTTGCAGGGCCGGGAGCCCGGTCTTGTGGATGGTGAATCCCTTGTCGGTGATGATGGTGTAGTGAATCAAGCGGGTGACATCGACCGGTCCGACGGCCACGCCGCACATATACGAGTCGCGGAGGACATAGTCCAGATTGTCGCCGGTATAGCTGCCGGAGATGACCGGTTGCAGGATGTCGAGCCAGCGCGGGATTTGTGAGTTGTCTTTCCCCTTTTCTTTCAGAATCAGATGGGCGATTTGATCGGGGTTCAGCTCCTCGCCTTTGTCGAATGGCCCAGAGGGGCTGCGGCGGATTTTTCGAATGATGGGGCCAAGATGCTCGCGGATGATGATTTGGCCCAGCTTCTCGTGGGTAAGATGAAACCCGTGGAGATAGTTGTCGTCGAAGAAGTGGCAAAACGGGCCGTGGCCGATGTCATGGACCAACGCGGTGACCCGCAGCAGTTCTTCGACGTAATTGGCCGAGGGAACATCCTTCACGACTTTTTTGAGATAGGGGTATAGATGCCGGGCAAACCGGCCGGCGACGTGCATGGTGCCGAGGGAATGGACGAAGCGGGTATGTTCCGCCGAAGGGTAGACCCAACGCGCGCTCTGGAGTTGATAAATATAGCGAAGCCGCTGGACCCAGGGCGAATCGATCAGGTCTTTTTCCGTGCGTTCATGCGGATCGGGCGTCGCATAGGGGACCGTGAACGACACATATTTGTGGATTGGGTCGGCCAGAAGTGCTGACCCGTCGTAGGGAGCATTGATAGGGTCGTCAACCTGTTGCATACGAGGATTATATTTTAGCGCAGCTGATCGTGAGGCGGCAATGGCGCGCGATCCGGCGAGGGATCGGTGCGGCGATATTTTGAAATAAAATAATAAGCGACCGGATAGGCAAGGAAGGAGCCGGTGAGGCTGAGGACGATCCCTCCCAGAGCGAATGGCGCAGCATACGGCAGCATTTGTTGATAGAGGCCTGCAAAGCTGAGATCGTGCCAGTCG
Proteins encoded in this region:
- a CDS encoding Proteasome subunit alpha (MaGe:77310208); translation: MPMPYYVSPEQMMQDKAEYAKKGIAKGRSSIAMEYADGVLFTADNPSASLHKISEVYDAIAFAGAGKYSEFENLRKAGIRHADLKGFMYSREDVTARSLANGYSQSLGTIFSQEMKPLEVEILVVQVGLNGHANEIYRISFDGSIIDEKTVAVIGGRSEAVLAAMKDKVTGPPPPLSAALGFCVSALEQTANQKLNPEGLEVAVLERARAGRKFRRLTPAEVQQLLTA
- a CDS encoding Pup--protein ligase (MaGe:77310209), encoding MKQRIFGLENEYGLIFSPNGRIYLPMEKVLGYIFEGLIPNSWPSNAFLVNGARFYQDTGCHPEYSTPECDNILDLVIHDKAGERLLEACLPAAEERLREEGLSGEIYIFKNNTDSLGNTYGCHENFLMRRDVDFWKVTEQLIPFFVTRQIYGGAGKVLKVSGKPQYFISQRAQHIHEKTSSSTTSSRSIINTRDEPHADAERYRRLHIIVGDSNMSEFVTYVKVGTAALVLSMIEEGYAVHGMELEDPVKAIREISRDPTLKKKVKLDDGRQMTGIEIQRVYLDRAQQYLAQREHDPVHDDVFHKWATLLDRLEDDPMQLVHQVDWVTKKHLIQSYVDKKGCGWDDPRVYLLDLQYHDVKRTRGLYYLMESKGLIERVAEEAAVQRAMSTPPQTTRAKVRGDFIRFARAKNRSYTVDWTYLKLNGYWEETILCMDPFSATNRRVEELVSQVSGARFAR
- a CDS encoding M23 family metallopeptidase (MaGe:77310210), with product MNVMIYAVRQRASQFDRLILATIILLASIFPIELVPGSMPAPKGADGQYSGKQGQIVLIKVPGDDLQAEVRGAFLGRTLSFFPDPRNGEAPGYVGLLGLDMQDKPGTHELTVDIKSGDQTKHVSLNVLVVKEKFRVEHLKLPKEKVDLDEKAVARWKAEQDQVKTALTEDSRLRLWQSGFLEPVGGKRTGIFGSMRIMNGQARNPHNGEDIGAPMGTDVLATNDGVVRLTVDHIFSGKGVYVDHGLGFYSMYFHLSEVSVKEGDSVKAGQVVGKIGATGRATGPHLHWGVKLNGARVNPYALLDLPFKGVMQPVAPASVAPAIPDAGGLAP
- a CDS encoding conserved exported protein of unknown function (Evidence 4 : Unknown function but conserved in other organisms; MaGe:77310211); protein product: MLHHFRMHLVACGIALLLALPCAAQMGAGEAGKILNNMPPDLFAKVQALAQQLQQGIKEGKLSEAEVQQGMMSGHLAEKLKGLNPQAGRLLEEITDAMKGGQGPGEAALMPLLGGLGISPN
- a CDS encoding hypothetical protein (Evidence 4 : Unknown function but conserved in other organisms; MaGe:77310212); this encodes MVDSLVVSDVTLYLVAILALLVVWQYYQMQIMAGRILAVDIFDRSGIRMYFFVTADDDHICEVCSEANGRVFSSSQVAKRSFNPLGGTCKRAVPCASVLVGLYGGWLEARGVLERLRANLKSRKSVQLSPEELRALVNGQWERSISADTDRIGVHIIEAMCYEKVNPDVAVSGYRFVVDQAKEIRHLMLLAPAYLRLAQLLIRAREAAEALELIERFEMRFPTNRRGPHFPSDEQREMMRTKKTQLLKGLPLKISA
- a CDS encoding HD domain-containing protein (MaGe:77310213), with translation MQQVDDPINAPYDGSALLADPIHKYVSFTVPYATPDPHERTEKDLIDSPWVQRLRYIYQLQSARWVYPSAEHTRFVHSLGTMHVAGRFARHLYPYLKKVVKDVPSANYVEELLRVTALVHDIGHGPFCHFFDDNYLHGFHLTHEKLGQIIIREHLGPIIRKIRRSPSGPFDKGEELNPDQIAHLILKEKGKDNSQIPRWLDILQPVISGSYTGDNLDYVLRDSYMCGVAVGPVDVTRLIHYTIITDKGFTIHKTGLPALQMFLNTRMYLYSNVYFHRTTRAIDIHLRDIFGDTMKLLFPNDPRKKMESYLRLTDWSLLEEVRQWTTSRQKTRRRLGQEWARILDRDVKWKMAYSTALKEKGQERGMAFPSHEHFAKQIVKELPKELRNVEFRVDMAPLDPRPDPKDRRGNPLYVYDPGTKQVSAEPLEEFLDLLPTRLIQFRVYGLDHRHDAALSRATATVLNKTPSSLESNY